Proteins encoded by one window of Thunnus thynnus chromosome 3, fThuThy2.1, whole genome shotgun sequence:
- the LOC137180055 gene encoding uncharacterized protein — protein MDLSQDQPSDWSSVQPSFSPLLQYDSSQERLNRTYSFHSSLMLPSTFSSPTDSLRQPLPSLLPFSLVPYPSLIPSPLFSTTSSSFPQASTFVNQPSSSFPLSLPTFSSNDLSDLESMLLWTLHEPSTIALTIMYCVSFILGFIGNLMSLRVLTNRRSRRLAGVSATRSLLLNLAVCDLAVVCVCMPITLGSQIYTAWVYGDLLCRAVPFTQAVSVSASVLTLTVISVNRYYSVRSPLKARSMFTRRRILATVAVVWTVSSIMCAPIAVMNRRREISFGSFAILVCQEEWPQPRLKQGYNVLLFVMLYCLPVTFNLTIGFLTGRRLWGGKKSTFSDLDPRSQALHASRLKTRQKIAKMVVCLVLLFAVSWLPLYLADLWIDCEQRPPSWLLQTRPFAQWLGLTNSSLNPICYCFIGDLYRSAKVIRTRYYQKVAALFGSSSFSSSAVVASPDTVIMDSKMTAAERNHIAAAAVAASTSMVTVPRLLSLERGQRLGKKVGDSSDSRPGSDHSISDWCRSSPSVCDSSLFSCQLNTFQHAIQRADFMPTRRHSVIENAGSLPVRIESMEIDMLPLRRHSGDKIYGLSADKRDIITMGRDAFCYTGQHRSKTSQTYSPVGGREDETTHMTWL, from the exons ATGGATCTATCCCAGGACCAGCCGTCAGACTGGAGCTCAGTCCAGCCCAGcttctctccactgctgcagtACGACAGCTCTCAAGAAAGACTCAACCGTACATACAGCTTCCACAGCTCTCTAATGCTGCCCTCCACCTTCAGCTCCCCCACTGACTCCCTCCGTCAACCTCTGCCCTCACTGCTGCCGTTCTCCCTTGTCCCATACCCCTCCCTCATCCCCTCCCCTTTattctccaccacctcctcatcCTTTCCACAAGCATCCACTTTTGTCAaccaaccctcctcctcctttcctttgtCCCTGCCCACCTTTTCATCTAATGACTTGTCAGATCTGGAGAGCATGCTGCTCTGGACCCTCCATGAGCCGAGCACCATCGCTCTAACCATCATGTACTGTGTGTCCTTCATTTTGGGATTCATTGGGAATTTAATGTCCCTGCGTGTCCTCACTAACAGGCGCAGCCGGAGGCTAGCAGGTGTCAGTGCCACACGTAGTCTCCTACTGAACCTGGCAGTGTGTGACCtggctgtggtgtgtgtgtgcatgcccaTCACCCTGGGAAGCCAGATTTACACCGCCTGGGTGTATGGTGACCTCTTGTGTCGAGCTGTCCCCTTCACGCAGGCTGTTTCAGTCTCAGCCAGTGTGTTAACACTAACAGTGATCAGTGTGAACCGTTACTACAGTGTTCGATCACCACTGAAAGCTCGCTCTATGTTTACCCGCCGTCGCATCTTGGCGACTGTTGCGGTGGTGTGGACTGTGTCCTCGATCATGTGCGCTCCTATTGCAGTGATGAACCGACGGCGGGAGATCAGCTTTGGGTCTTTTGCCATCTTGGTCTGTCAGGAGGAGTGGCCTCAGCCTCGCCTTAAACAAGG ATACaatgtgctgctgtttgtgatgCTCTACTGTCTGCCAGTGACCTTTAACCTCACCATAGGCTTCCTTACTGGCAGGCGGCTTTGGGGCGGGAAGAAATCCACCTTCTCTGATCTCGATCCTCGTAGCCAAGCTCTGCACGCCTCACGCCTCAAGACCCGTCAGAAGATCGCCAAGATGGTGGTGTGTCTGGTGCTGCTGTTTGCAGTGTCCTGGCTGCCGCTCTACTTGGCTGACCTGTGGATCGACTGCGAACAAAGGCCACCATCTTGGCTCCTGCAGACACGGCCATTTGCCCAGTGGCTGGGCCTGACAAACTCTAGCCTTAACCCCATCTGCTACTGTTTCATAGGCGATCTGTACCGCTCAGCCAAAGTGATACGGACACGATACTACCAGAAAGTCGCCGCTCTCTTCGGCTCCTCCTCGTTCTCCAGCTCAGCTGTAGTGGCGTCTCCTGACACAGTGATTATGGACTCCAAAATGACTGCTGCTGAGCGCAACcatattgctgctgctgctgtggcagCGTCCACATCCATGGTGACAGTCCCCAGGCTGTTGAGCTTGGAAAGAGGCCAGAGACTGGGGAAGAAGGTCGGAGACAGTTCAGACAGCCGACCAGGATCTGACCACAGCATCTCAGACTGGTGTCGGTCCAGTCccagtgtgtgtgacagctccTTGTTCTCCTGCCAGCTCAACACATTCCAACATGCCATACAGAGAGCAGACTTCATGCCCACAAGAAGACACTCTGTGATTGAGAACGCTGGATCATTACCTGTGAGAATCGAATCTATGGAAATAGACATGCTACCTTTGAGGAGGCATTCAGGGGACAAAATATATGGTCTGTCAGCTGACAAGAGAGACATCATTACCATGGGCAGAGATGCTTTCTGTTACACCGGGCAGCACAGAAGCAAAACATCACAAACCTACTCTCCAGTAGGAGGCAGGGAGGATGAAACAACCCATATGACCTGGCTGTGA